The bacterium (Candidatus Blackallbacteria) CG13_big_fil_rev_8_21_14_2_50_49_14 region CGGGGAGCAGGAGGAATACTCTGAGCGATGCTGATAAAATAATTGGGCTGTGCAAATTCCACATTGGGATCCTGGCTAAACTGACGCACCAAATCTTCAGTATTGCGATTGGTGCTTTCAACGAGATAAACGCGGGTGTCCAGATCAAAGGATTCTACCGCACGGGCAGATGAACGGGATAAAGTCTGAAGAAAACCTTGCGCATTGCGTACTTTAACGATGGCCTGGTTGGGAATCACTTTGGCGCGGGAATCGGTATTAAAAATCTTGGAAGCGGGTGCAGAAGCACTCTGACGGTTCAAAAGCGCGGGATTGTTCTGCGCACTGAGAAGGGGGCCAGCGACAGGGCTACAAGCGGCGAGTAAACTTGTGGTGAGTGCTGCGCTGATCAATTGATTCATTTTAGACTTCATGCGGGGGACTCCTGAACTGAAAATAATAATTTAGGGTAACATTTTTATGTAGATTTGGCAAAATTCACGGAACTTGCAGGGTGAATCCTGAAAAAAAAGCCCGGAAAACGCTTCCGGGCTTCCGGTTCGAGATCTCAGAAAACGTAGCGTTTCAGACGTTTTCCGAAGGGCCTTATTTCAGGCTCAGGGTCAAAATCAGTTATTGCTGACGCCTGCACTGTGCAGGAGTTCGGTGGTTTTATTAATAATCGCGGCCTGTGCGCCGGTTTTTTGCATAACTTTCTGGCTGGCATAGCTTGCGCCCCAGCCTACCAACATGCCACCCACCATCACGGGGAAGGAAGAGGCACCCGCTTTGGCCAAAGCAAAGACGGCTACGTTATTGGCAACTGAGCTGACACCACTGCTGACAGCAGAGGTCGCCACATCGCCCACCACACGGCCACCGGCTTCTGCCAGGGTGGCTTTGCCACGGAAAGCTGACCAGCCATTGCGCACGGTAGAGGTCACTGCGCGTTGAATCACTGCACGTTTTACAGAGGCACCTACATTGCCATAATCGGTGACCACTTGGCCGTTCATTTGGCGATCCATGGCAGATTTGGTATCGACATAGGCGTTAAACATGCCCAAAACGGCACCTTCAAGACCATTGGACTGACGGATATAAATATCGGTGGTGCTGAAATCATTTGATTTTGTAGCGGCAGCTTTGCCAATGATATGAGCATCGGAATGAACAGGGGTAATGGTACTGTTTTTGGTAAGAATCGGAGTGACAGGAGTAGAAGAAACGCTTTGAATTGGCATAAAAAAAGACCCTTTCTTAATTAAGCAAATATATCTCGAATAAACCTTTGATAGATCTATTATATTAAGTCGAGATTAAAACTTGCTTAAATCATTAAGAAAAAATTAAACTTTCATCTCTTTTTTATCTTCAAATTTTAAAAGAATCTTATCACCACTGCATTTTAGCCCTCTTAATTAAAGGTTAATTTCTTTTTCAAAATGCAGTTAAGAATTCACGAAAAAGTTATAAACACCTCAATAATCAAATCCACTGTTGCCAATAAACTCTCTTAAGATCGAAGTCGGAGGAACATGATCGGGATAGAGGGCCACAAACAATCCAATCAGCTTTTGCAGGCGGTAAGCCGTTGCATAGGCCGGATGGTCATGGGGAACTTCCAATAAATACCGTTCAGCATAGACCTTTAAAACAGACAATTCGTAAATCAAAGACGTATCAAAAATCAAATCTGCCTGACTGACAAAGGGAAAAATATGTTTATGCTCCCCTTCACGAACGGAGGGCCAGCGCAGAATGCTATCGGCCGCATTGGTAGCCCGGCTGTGTCGATCTCTTACAATTCTGCGCAAGAGGCGAAGATCTGAAGGATTAACCCGGCTGTGTTCATCCAAGGAAAGCGAGGCCATGGGTTGAATAAAGATCCTGAACAGTTGGTCTTCGGGCACTTGGTTCTTGAGCAGTTTGGGATTCAGGCCGTGAATGCCTTCCAAAAGCAAGATATTATCTGATCCCAATTTCAAGCGCGGCCCCCCTTCAGGCATACTCAATCCTTTGGGAAAATCATAATGCGCAGTAGCCACCTCTTCCCCAGCCAAAAGCCTTGAGAGATGTTCTGAGAGCAAATCCGTATTGAGCGCTTCAAGACATTCATAGTCATACTCTCCATTTTGATCCAGCGGCGTCTCTTCACGGTTGACATAATAATCATCCAGCGAAATATTCAGGGGACGCAGTCCATTGACCTGCAATTGCACAGAGAGACGTTTAATAAAGGTGGTTTTGCCTGATGAAGAAGGACCGGCAATACAGATAATCCGAATCTGTTCCCGCTCCTCACCAATACGATCCGCAATCTGGCTGATGCGTTTCTCATGAAAGCCCTCGGCCACGCGTATCAATTGAGAGACCTCCCCATTGATACAGGCACGGTTAAATTCTCCAATACTGGCGATCTTCATCGACTCAAGCCAACGGATATTGTCCTGCATCAAATGGGCATAAGAAGCCAGATCATCGGCAGAGGGCCCTTCGCTCGAGGTCGTGAGGATCAGCCCGCCCTGACTGCCCGCTTGAACGTGGATTTTGCGCAAATAGCCTGCATGGGGCAAAAGCGGCCCACTGCTTACCGCGTAAAACTCACCGCAACTCACCAAAGAAATCCGGCTATTGCGATAGGTCTGTGCCAGAGCGGCCGCTTCACGCCGATCATTTTCGCTAAAAAAGGGAATGGCTTCTTCCAGCGCCCACCATTCATGGCGAAAACTTTTTTTCTGACGAATCATTTCTTCCATCATGCCCTGAATTGCTTGAGCCAATACAACCGTTGATTCAGTTGGGGAATTTTCAACGCGAATCCATTGCGTGCTGCCAACCGACAAGGCCATGCTCAGTTTAATACCGGGATAGAGGCGGTGCGCTGCTTC contains the following coding sequences:
- a CDS encoding cyclic nucleotide-binding protein, whose translation is MIMQTPPVLQPEDLDILTVFADTEDRHQLLPYLDPIALEPDEVLIQEGTEGDEMYFILRGQAQICRAGLQLGSIAAGYHVGELGLITGRVRRASVKAVTDLFTARLTRESFSRLKSEKPALALKLTEILISLLGLQLTDMTDSFGRLSQERSLPRRLNVTIQIAGQPHPFEVPTGTQAQTLLPKEVDGCPVVAALVNHKCVSLNTPMMSDAYLEPLTVAHWEGERIFRHSAALLLLEAAHRLYPGIKLSMALSVGSTQWIRVENSPTESTVVLAQAIQGMMEEMIRQKKSFRHEWWALEEAIPFFSENDRREAAALAQTYRNSRISLVSCGEFYAVSSGPLLPHAGYLRKIHVQAGSQGGLILTTSSEGPSADDLASYAHLMQDNIRWLESMKIASIGEFNRACINGEVSQLIRVAEGFHEKRISQIADRIGEEREQIRIICIAGPSSSGKTTFIKRLSVQLQVNGLRPLNISLDDYYVNREETPLDQNGEYDYECLEALNTDLLSEHLSRLLAGEEVATAHYDFPKGLSMPEGGPRLKLGSDNILLLEGIHGLNPKLLKNQVPEDQLFRIFIQPMASLSLDEHSRVNPSDLRLLRRIVRDRHSRATNAADSILRWPSVREGEHKHIFPFVSQADLIFDTSLIYELSVLKVYAERYLLEVPHDHPAYATAYRLQKLIGLFVALYPDHVPPTSILREFIGNSGFDY